In the Arachis ipaensis cultivar K30076 chromosome B10, Araip1.1, whole genome shotgun sequence genome, one interval contains:
- the LOC107620052 gene encoding uncharacterized protein LOC107620052, whose protein sequence is MNLIDGGQYEGSEQVSGGNGKGSSQLEIQQLASQLHSVFSLKDSGEMSYFLGIEDLLKKAAMNDAKGMPTPMTSALKRFASGGAKVQNPQLYRSIVGGLQYATISRPDITFVVNKAAQFMHEPLESHWKAVKRILSDIDDRKSTNGFCIYLDPNLWKASGTVEGPTISDSAGIEVDNEID, encoded by the exons ATGAATCTCATTGATGGTGGCCAATATGAGGGTTCAGAACAGGTCTCTGGAGGTAATGGAAAAG GAAGCTCTCAGTTAGAAATTCAGCAATTGGCCTCTCAGTTACATAGTGTCTTCTCACTCAAGGATTCAGGTGAAATGAGCTATTTCCTTGGAATTGAG GATTTGCTGAAGAAGGCTGCCATGAATGATGCAAAAGGCATGCCAACCCCTATGACTTCAGCACTAAAACGTTTTGCATCAGGTGGTGCCAAAGTTCAGAATCCACAACTATACAGGTCAATCGTTGGTGGGCTGCAATATGCAACCATTTCTAGGCCTGACATCACCTTTGTAGTAAACAAGGCTGCCCAATTCATGCATGAACCACTTGAAAGTCACTGGAAGGCAGTCAAAAGGATATTGAG TGACATTGATGATAGAAAGTCCACCAATGGTTTCTGCATCTACCTGGATCCGAACCTG TGGAAGGCATCTGGTACAGTAGAAGGTCCCACAATCAGTGATAGTGCGGGAATCGAGGTTGATAATGAGATTGATTAG
- the LOC107620053 gene encoding protein FAR1-RELATED SEQUENCE 5-like codes for MEVSLSQEDADRGGSDGDAYDVENFELEDLAGLSVNDILKKVWDSVDNAYEFYRGFGKLDGFGVRKGDSGKDCEGNLVRYRFFCNKEGFRERKHYDRVDRMRVHKPETRTNCKAMLSVYLDKNDQYWKVRKLVTKHNHDLTPAGMVHLIANHRRLTEVAKSQIVGMEAHGIVTSKIVGYMAGMAGGYSLLGFLKKDVYNYADKMRRIKIVDGDANSALVYLEGKAESDPMAIAKYNVTTDNRLANLIWADGCSRVDYQYFGDVLAFDSTYRKNKYKRPVVIFSGSNNHKQTTIFRFGMLHDESLASYRWMLENLMEIMCRKKPSVVVTVGDKAMIKAVSEVLPESTHRLCAWHVEKNVTSNVKDDDLRGLFRRWLYADMTTDVFESEWEQAAEDYGLCQKQWWCQMYEKKEMWASAYLRDKFCTGYRTTSRCEEINAYVNKFSKSTHTILELVQCLDMVAREYRNKEMLLQFKSINSVPVMTTCLRSLERHAASVYTR; via the coding sequence ATGGAGGTGTCTTTGAGCCAGGAGGATGCTGATCGTGGAGGGAGTGATGGTGATGCTTACGATGTAGAAAATTTTGAGTTGGAAGACCTTGCCGGACTAAGTGTGAATGACATCCTTAAGAAGGTATGGGATAGCGTTGATAATGCATATGAGTTCTATCGGGGTTTCGGAAAATTGGATGGATTCGGTGTGCGAAAGGGTGACTCCGGAAAAGACTGTGAGGGGAATCTTGTAAGGTACAGGTTTTTTTGCAACAAGGAAGGCTTCAGGGAGCGTAAACACTACGACAGGGTTGACAGAATGAGGGTACACAAACCAGAAACAAGAACTAACTGCAAAGCAATGTTATCGGTTTATTTAGACAAAAATGATCAGTATTGGAAGGTTAGGAAGTTAGTAACCAAACACAATCACGACCTGACACCGGCAGGAATGGTGCACTTGATTGCCAACCATCGTCGGTTAACGGAAGTTGCAAAGAGTCAGATAGTTGGGATGGAAGCACATGGTATTGTGACCTCTAAGATTGTAGGGTACATGGCTGGTATGGCCGGGGGATATTCGTTGTTGGGGTTCCTGAAGAAGGATGTCTATAATTATGCTGACAAAATGCGGCGCATTAAAATAGTTGATGGCGATGCGAATTCTGCATTAGTATATCTAGAGGGAAAAGCCGAATCAGACCCCATGGCAATCGCAAAATATAATGTGACCACTGACAACAGGCTGGCGAATCTGATTTGGGCCGACGGATGTAGCAGAGTCGATTACCAATACTTTGGCGATGTGTTGGCGTTCGATTCAACCTACAGGAAAAATAAATACAAGAGACCTGTTGTGATTTTCTCTGGATCAAACAATCATAAGCAGACCACCATATTCAGGTTTGGGATGTTGCATGACGAAAGTCTAGCATCCTATCGGTGGATGCTGGAGAATTTGATGGAGATTATGTGTCGCAAGAAGCCATCTGTAGTGGTTACCGTTGGGGACAAAGCTATGATCAAAGCCGTGTCTGAAGTCCTCCCCGAGTCGACGCATCGGTTGTGTGCATGGCATGTGGAGAAGAATGTCACATCGAATGTCAAGGATGATGATTTACGTGGGCTGTTTAGAAGGTGGTTGTACGCGGACATGACGACAGATGTATTTGAGTCGGAATGGGAGCAGGCTGCCGAGGACTATGGCCTCTGCCAGAAGCAGTGGTGGTGCCAAATGTATGAGAAAAAGGAGATGTGGGCAAGTGCTTATCTCCGTGACAAGTTCTGCACGGGGTACCGGACCACATCTCGCTGTGAAGAAATTAACGCATATGTGAACAAGTTTTCCAAATCCACCCACACAATTTTGGAGCTGGTGCAATGCTTAGATATGGTTGCCCGTGAATATCGGAATAAGGAAATGCTTCTCCAGTTTAAATCCATAAACTCGGTTCCGGTCATGACAACATGCCTTAGAAGTCTTGAACGACATGCCGCTTCAGTGTACACCAGATAA